Proteins encoded together in one Triticum dicoccoides isolate Atlit2015 ecotype Zavitan chromosome 7B, WEW_v2.0, whole genome shotgun sequence window:
- the LOC119338594 gene encoding beta-xylosidase/alpha-L-arabinofuranosidase 1-like — protein MTHIVGGHLTQGGVDGGAGDAQCGVGRVDLLEPQHQQLPGPAVGPGPGDARRGPAAGQQVRRRIHHGLQDAGAGGVTDGALKVAACCKHYIAYDVDNWKGIERYTFNAKFVSSDSREMYSSRGSNDQREEMNLPSSSRAQQQPLDVGEEERLRLDVVAGGGYGGGGGGTTCARLHLGAGQEEPLCVGGSRVPALLQRR, from the exons ATGACCCACATCGTGGGAGGACACCTGACACAAG GTGGTGTCGACGGAGGCGCGGGCGATGCACAATGTGGGGTTGGCAGGGTTGACCTTCTGGAGCCCCAACATCAACAACTTCCGGGACCCGCGGTGGGGCCGGGGCCAGGAGACGCCCGGCGAGGACCCGCTGCTGGCCAGCAAGTACGACGTCGGATACATCACGGGCTCCAggacgccggcgccggcggcgtcACCGACGGCGCGCTCAAGGTCGCCGCATGCTGCAAGCACTACATTGCCTACGACGTCGACAACTGGAAGGGCATCGAGCGATACACCTTCAACGCAAAG TTTGTTTCCAGCGACAGCAGAGAGATGTACTCCAGCAGAGGATCAAATGATCAGAGAGAGGAGATGAACCTGCCCAGCAGCAGCCGAGCCCAGCAGCAGCCCCTAGACGTGGGAGAGGAGGAGCGCCTGCGCCTGGATGTAGTGGCCGGAGGTGGgtacggaggtggaggtggaggaacaACATGTGCTCGCCTCCACCTGGGCGCGGGCCAGGAGGAGCCCCTGTGCGTGGGCGGCAGCAGAGTACCAGCTCTACTCCAGCGGCGGTAG